agacaccaagcagggtgaacctgtgtctcaggagtagcaaaacatctttagagcagctcatagttctaaggagaagaccacctccatcacctttcatccacccacgcccccttcaagtgatccagggagagacagcctatccagggccgtaCCACTTTTTCAAGGGGAGGGTATGAtgaggccatcaaaccagtagctgaaccagaggTCGATCCAACACCCTGCTCAACTAACCATGGCTCCAACCAGAacatatgtgcactaaaaatgccatatctttCAAACCAGGAGGTTTTTCaccatgaaaccaattttcatggattctacactcaagacgGAGTCAGACCCAATTGGAATAATCAGAAAATCTATCTGGACcaggaagttatgaattttataaaCCGGAGGTTTCTCAGCCCATCAATTCGCGAGTACCAGCTTTTAGGAGACGATTTGAGCTCAGCCAAGAGACGTACCAAGCCAAAACCAATTCTAGAAGTAAAAAGGAGTTTATCAGCTTTCCAGAAAGCCCAAGATCACGAGAAATGGTCAAAGAAATTGGAAGATAtgatcaatttcccaaaaccggctaaaccagttctgcacttgCCTTATTTGGAAGATCCGGGTTTCTCATCCATCCAACCTCAAGAACTGCAACCAGGCGACCTTCTAAACCATTCAGAGGAACTCCACATGATCTTAGGAAGCACCAGAGTAcactggatcaggcggatccCAATCAGACCAGAAGATAGACTCGGTTTGCATCAATTGGCCAAACCGATATTATTTATTGAAGATCTTCAACCCAATCAGTTTGGTCCGACCCAAACTTatctatggaagccaggagatcaTATAAACCATTCAGAAGCAATCCAAGAAGATATaagctgcaccagcacccacAAGATTAAGAGAATCCTCTTGCACTCCAACTTTCCTTATATGGAGCAAACCGACATCAATGCCCAACAGCTCTTAATCCATCAGTCTATGCACGAGTTAAGCTTTTTCCAGACCAcaaagaagattcccaggaagctaaCTTATCCACTTAAACCATCCAGATACAAGAAGAGCACCATGTACATTCATTTGGCCAAGAATCTCTTCTTTATGCCTCCAACGGCTAGTTTTTCTAATCAtttgatttgtttccttttctaattattttagaaCGTTAGGATCTTTGTCtttgagcattatataagctccTAGACGTGCTTTGTAAGAACCACCTTTCAATCaaccaaatttttaaaaagtttatcttGTTTTTATCCAAAGTTTGTCTTTGCATAAAATCTGTCTTTAGGATTCAAGGAGTGATTCTTTGTTGTTCTATTGATTTCGTGAGTCTAGTTTGTTTGTGTGATTCAAACATACTTAGTAcacagattgagagagtcaatcaacccactagattgagagagtcaatcatcTTCTATCCATAGTCCATCCAGCAAGATCGgtaagttggttatacgaccattTGCTTGTCTTCCATCAACCATCCCACCAAGGCCCATTCTGTGCCtgtatcattttggtatcagagctcaaagcTCCTGAATCAGGTGATATCTATCATTGCAtctcatatttattttcatttgattttcattttacaaaaaaaaaaatccataaaaacagtttctgcattttatttgttcttaaaaaaaaagaaaaacaaaagagaagaagtttCTTGCATTTGATTCACGAAAATTCGAAAAGAAAACTCATAGTGTGTTTGCATTCATTCAGTTTatttagtttccatttttagttCTTGCATTcctcatttataaaaaaaaaaaaaatctgtgttTTAAGTTATTTCCTTGTTTGCAtttcatttaaaagaaaaaaagaaatcatcCTAGTTATTTTTATACCATAGTTAGTCTCATatttcgtgcatatcatatCCTGCattcaaaaggaaaaataaaaatcattcatCTTAGTTTATATCATTTTGGTCCAAACATAcatatttgtttccattttcgGTTCTTGCATTTCaccttaataaaaaaatcaaaaaaaaaaatcattgttatCTCTGCATTCCATATCTCTTTCCATTGTGTTTATTATCATCTCACTTTGTATTAATTTCGTGCTTGCATATAAGAAAAAAGTTTTAGAGCATTGTTCATATCATTTGCATATTGTTAGTTTCAATTGTTTGCATcataagaaaattcaaaaaaaaaccaGTGTAAGTTTTGCATTTCATATTTCCTTTCCATTGTGTGTATTAGCATTTCATATTGTCTTTATTTCGAGTTTGCATcagaaaaccaaacaaaaatcatttttgcatagtttatttcattttggttCATATTTGAATTTCTCGGTTTAGTTAAGATATTCTTGTTAAATTCTTTGGTCCAACCACATTACCCATACCTCACTTGATCTTTTGAGAATCATTTCAGGAAGAGATGGGAGATGCAGTACACGGCCCACTGCCTGTCCAAAACCAATTAATGAAGGTTATACAAAACCTCAATGAACAATTGACTCGATTGGAGCAAGGCAGCAAACCAGTTGGTCCACATCCACAAGGAGAACGACTACCAAAGAGAGAAAGTAGATGTTGGAAAGCACCAGAAGCTGCTTATGTtgagcccaagccaccagacCCTTCATGGATCACCCCACATCAAAATCCTTGCACTCTTAACTTTTTACTTAATTCTTATGCTGATGATTATAAAGGTGCTGATAAAACTAAACTCTATACTTTTTCAGGAAAAAGAAATTATCTAGATTGGGAGAGAAATCTAGATGAATGGTTTTACTACAACAATATCCTGAAGAAAGAGAGGCTAGCTTATGCTATTGACCAGCTCAGAGATGTAGCCTTGAAATGGTgggtacaagaagaagatgatataaGGTTTTACAAGGAACCACCTATCACCACATGGAGAGACCTTAGAGAAATCATGAGAGATAAGTATGCAAAGAAGTATACCAATTCTCAGATCAAGGAACTGTATccaagaagatatccaactcATAGTTCCAAGAAGGCAGAGTTGAAGTCTAAAACTCCAACACAAAAAATTCCAGCAAAGGCAGAGCAACAAACTG
This sequence is a window from Raphanus sativus cultivar WK10039 unplaced genomic scaffold, ASM80110v3 Scaffold5331, whole genome shotgun sequence. Protein-coding genes within it:
- the LOC130507716 gene encoding uncharacterized protein LOC130507716, which produces MKVIQNLNEQLTRLEQGSKPVGPHPQGERLPKRESRCWKAPEAAYVEPKPPDPSWITPHQNPCTLNFLLNSYADDYKGADKTKLYTFSGKRNYLDWERNLDEWFYYNNILKKERLAYAIDQLRDVALKWWVQEEDDIRFYKEPPITTWRDLREIMRDKYAKKYTNSQIKELYPRRYPTHSSKKAELKSKTPTQKIPAKAEQQTEKHKQFCPTKQLLVETSLEKKTDLSMMRIKKHEEEAQGVTFVMGQKMVQDTMQSMLLKEAKPVIRVSHQ